In Trichocoleus desertorum NBK24, the following are encoded in one genomic region:
- a CDS encoding phycobilisome rod-core linker polypeptide, translating into MSIPLLEVVPKTQNQRVPGFEVPNEDAPQLYRFTETTSDSDVQGLIWAAYRQIFSEHLILEEYRQLPLESQLRNRQLSVREFVRALGKSDVYRREVADTNSNYRLVDITFKRFLGRASYGKDEQIAWSIVIATRGLHGFIDAVVDSDEYRQNFGDSIVPYQRRRMEGRPFNLVTPRYSDYWRIQKATSGSGSAFAQGRQYQAGDRDLQVIRKGIPANFLNMVQGMLVPQVSYQRTTDQARAVAASYKAGQTDSTHDAPTPPSVKRTNVALPYRYIPTQPKV; encoded by the coding sequence ATGTCTATTCCACTCCTTGAAGTTGTACCCAAAACCCAGAATCAACGGGTTCCTGGTTTTGAGGTACCCAATGAAGATGCTCCTCAGCTCTATCGTTTTACAGAAACTACTTCTGACTCGGATGTTCAAGGGTTGATTTGGGCAGCTTATCGCCAAATCTTTAGTGAGCACCTAATTCTAGAAGAGTACCGCCAACTTCCCTTAGAGTCGCAACTACGCAACCGTCAGCTTTCTGTACGGGAATTTGTGCGAGCTTTGGGTAAATCTGATGTTTATCGCCGCGAAGTTGCAGATACTAACTCTAACTATCGCTTGGTTGATATCACCTTCAAGCGCTTCCTAGGGCGGGCCAGTTATGGCAAAGATGAGCAAATCGCTTGGTCAATTGTCATTGCCACACGAGGTTTGCACGGCTTCATTGATGCTGTCGTAGATAGCGACGAGTACCGCCAAAACTTTGGAGACTCCATCGTGCCCTACCAACGGCGGCGGATGGAGGGCAGACCCTTCAACTTAGTGACCCCTCGTTACAGTGACTACTGGCGGATTCAGAAGGCTACTTCAGGTAGCGGCAGTGCGTTTGCTCAGGGTCGGCAGTACCAAGCGGGCGATCGCGATCTGCAAGTCATTCGCAAAGGAATTCCAGCAAACTTCCTGAATATGGTTCAAGGCATGTTGGTGCCTCAAGTGAGCTACCAACGCACCACAGACCAAGCACGGGCAGTCGCAGCCAGCTATAAAGCAGGTCAGACTGATTCTACTCATGACGCGCCAACGCCCCCAAGCGTGAAGCGGACTAATGTAGCACTGCCCTATCGTTACATTCCGACGCAACCCAAGGTCTAA
- a CDS encoding HEAT repeat domain-containing protein, with amino-acid sequence MTHSACASDLIRAVEQAAAPASLVAAVQALAEARLETGIPTLISALGYNNPEAAVIAVQGLVELGEAAVQPLIEQLDDYNYGARAYSFRALAAIADPRALDVLLNAAETDFAPSVRRAAIKGIGQLRWSQLPTEQRQAAQDRALQTLLGLVQHPDWDIRYAAVVGLQALASSGEATEMELAARILAQFNHIAQTDADLAVRARAEMAQQQLNALSNQLAAIGN; translated from the coding sequence ATGACCCATTCTGCTTGTGCTTCTGATCTGATTCGTGCTGTTGAACAAGCGGCTGCTCCCGCTAGTTTAGTGGCTGCGGTTCAAGCTTTAGCAGAAGCACGCTTAGAGACAGGTATTCCGACGCTAATCTCAGCCTTGGGCTACAACAACCCAGAAGCGGCAGTGATCGCGGTGCAAGGGTTGGTTGAGTTAGGAGAAGCGGCGGTTCAACCGCTGATTGAGCAACTAGATGATTACAACTATGGAGCCAGGGCTTACTCATTTCGAGCCTTAGCTGCGATCGCTGATCCGCGAGCTTTAGACGTTCTCCTGAACGCGGCAGAAACCGACTTTGCTCCCAGTGTGCGTCGAGCTGCCATCAAGGGGATTGGTCAGTTGCGTTGGTCACAACTTCCAACCGAGCAACGCCAAGCAGCTCAAGATCGGGCGCTACAGACATTGCTGGGGCTAGTCCAGCATCCAGATTGGGATATTCGTTATGCAGCGGTAGTGGGCCTCCAAGCTTTAGCCTCCTCCGGAGAGGCAACTGAGATGGAGTTGGCTGCACGAATCTTAGCCCAGTTCAATCACATTGCTCAAACCGATGCTGACTTAGCTGTGCGGGCCAGAGCTGAAATGGCTCAACAGCAGCTAAACGCATTGAGCAATCAGTTGGCAGCGATCGGCAATTAG